The genome window TTCACGCTCGACAACCTGCGCTATTTCGCCGTGTTCAAGGCCATGGGCGCAACCGATCGCATGCTGCTCGGCATGATTATGCTTCAAGCCTTGCTGGTCGGTTTCATCGGCTACGGGATAGGCGCAGGAATTTCCGCAGTCTTCGCCGTCGCCAAGAAACAAAACAACAGTCCGGGGCCGGGGCTTGACCTTAGTTGGCAATTATTGCTGGGCAGCGGTAGCGCTGTGCTGGCGATTTGCCTGCTGGCGGCATTTATCAGCGTGCGCAAGGTATTCAAACTGGAAGCGGCCCAGGTATTCAAGGGATAAGCATGAAAAACGAAACACTTCGGCCGCTTGCCGTGCGTTGTAATTCGCTAACCAAGCGATACGGCAGCGGCGAAACCGCAGTGCAGGCCTTGCGCGGCATTGACCTCGACGTTCATACCGGAGAACTGTTAATGCTGGTCGGTCCGTCGGGCTGTGGAAAAACCACGCTGATTTCCGTGCTTGCCGGCATTCTCGACCCGGACGCAGGCTCCTGCGCGCTGTTCGGCCGCAATTTGATGTCCATGCGGACGCACGAACGCGCTGCGTTCAGAGGACTCAACATCGGCTTCGTGTTTCAATCCTTTAATCTGATTCCGGCATTGACCGCAGCCGAAAACGTATCGATACCGCTACGTATCAACGGCGTAAATAGACAGGACGCACAGGCGCGCTCGGAGGCCGTGCTGCGCGAGGTAGAACTGAGCGGAAAGGAAAACGCATTGCCGTCGCAACTCTCCGGGGGACAACAACAACGCGTTGCCATCGCCCGCGCGCTGATACACAACCCGCGTCTGGTGGTGTGCGACGAACCGACCAGCGCGCTCGATCACGGCACCGGCCAACGCGTTATGGAAATGCTTAAACGGATTGCAGTAAGCCGCGAACGCGCGCTGGTCATCGTCACCCACGATGCCCGCATCTTCGAATTTGCCGACCGCATCGCGCATATGGACGACGGACGTATCCTGCGTATCGAACACGTAACAGCACGAAATCAATAATGAAACTGAAAAACAGCATCCTCCCCACGGTCGCCGTCCTGGGCTTCCTGTTCGCCTGTATTGTCGCAGCGCGTTCGCAACGCGCAGCCCCGGTAGCGCAACCGCTGACGCTGCCGGCGCAAGCGCCCTACACGGCCTATCTGGGCGGCTCCGGCATCATCGAGGCCAGCACCGACAATATCGGCATCGGCACATCGCTGCCGGGAATCGTTAGAAAGGTCCATGTCCGTGTCGGAGACCGGGTAAAAACCGGCTCGGTGCTATTCGAGCTCGACGGACGCGAGTACCGTTCGGCGCTCGATGTCAAACGCGCAAAATTACTGCAAGCCCAGGCTGCCGTCAGCGAAGCCAAAGCCAGCCTTCAAGACTATCGCACTCAATTTGCACTGATGCAGAATGTAAAGGATAACCGGGCTATCAGCATGGACGAGTTTGAGAAACGGCGTAACGCCGAGCGGCTGGCAACGGCCAAACTGGAAAGCGCAATAGCAGCGGTGACTGCCGCAGATGCCGATGTAAAAGCCGCAGAAACCGACGTCGAACGGCTTTCCGTCCGTGCAACGTCCGACGGTGAAATTCTGCAAGTCAACGTACATCCCGGCGAGTATGCCGCGACAGGGACACTTGCCACGCCGCTGGTGCGTTTGGGAAATCTGGACGACTTGCACATCCGCGCCGACATTGATGAAAACGATGCATGGCGGTTTCGGCCCGGCTCCAAAGCGACCGCCTACTTGCGCGGCAACCGCGATATAAAAATAGACCTCGAATTCGTTCGTGTCGAGCCGTACATCACGCCCAAGACATCGCTGACCGGTTCCAGTTCGGAGCGCGTCGATACACGGGTTCTGCAAGTTATTTTCAAGTTCGAACGTTCACGTCTACCGGTTTACGTAGGGCAACAGGTGGATGTTTTCATCGAAACCACGGAAACGGCCGGCGCATCGTTATCTCAGGAAAGGCTTCGTCAGTGAATACGAAACTCGCCACTCTACTGCTGACGGCGCTATTATCGGGATGCACCGTCGGCCCCGACTATACGCCGCCGACATCGCAACTTCCCGAACACTGGATTGAAAGCGCGGGGTTTCGTAAAACGCCGGGGAGTTCGTCCGAATGGTGGAAAAAATTCAACGACCCCACGCTGAACCGCCTGATCCGGGAGGCGATACTCAATAATCTCGATCTGAAACAGACCTATACACGTATCGTCGAAGCACGCGAACAACGCACGGTAGCAATAGCGGCAGGTCTGCCTATCGTATCGACGAAAACAAGCGTCAGCAGACGCTTGAACAATGCCGGTCAAAGCGGCTCCGGAGGACTTCCCGGCGGTTACGGCTTCGGGGGCTACACCGATATCCTGCAACTCGGCTTCGATGTATCATGGGAAATCGATCTGTTCGGCTCGATCCGGCGTTCGGTGGAGGCGGCGCAGGCATCGCTCGAAGCCGAGGTCGAAAACAGCCGGGACATCCTGATAACGCTGTTGGGGGATGTCGCCAGATATTACATAGAAATGCGCCGCGACCAGCGGCTGCTGGAAGTCACCCGGGAAAACCTCAGGCTCCAAAGCGAAACCGCCCGTTTGACTAGAATCAGCGTCGAAGCCGGATTGTCGCACACACTGGAAGCGGCGCAAGCAGACGCCCTCGTCGCTCAAACCCAGGCTACGCTGCCGCAGTATGAAACGCAGCGCAAACAGGCGATGTACCAGATCGAACTGCTGCTGGGAAAACAACCGGGCGCGCTGAAAAACCTGCTCGAAAGCGAGCAACCCATGCCGGTCACGCCGGAATATATTGCGGCCAGCCTGCCATCCGAACTGCTAAGGCGGCGGCCCGACATCCGTAAAGCGGAGCGTGAGCTCGCGCAGACAAATGCAAATGTCGGCGTGGCCGTGGCCGATATGTACCCCAAATTCAATATTGCCGCGTTTTTAGGTCTGCAGAATACGCAGCTCACCGATATA of Candidatus Methylospira mobilis contains these proteins:
- a CDS encoding ABC transporter ATP-binding protein, yielding MKNETLRPLAVRCNSLTKRYGSGETAVQALRGIDLDVHTGELLMLVGPSGCGKTTLISVLAGILDPDAGSCALFGRNLMSMRTHERAAFRGLNIGFVFQSFNLIPALTAAENVSIPLRINGVNRQDAQARSEAVLREVELSGKENALPSQLSGGQQQRVAIARALIHNPRLVVCDEPTSALDHGTGQRVMEMLKRIAVSRERALVIVTHDARIFEFADRIAHMDDGRILRIEHVTARNQ
- a CDS encoding efflux RND transporter periplasmic adaptor subunit, coding for MKLKNSILPTVAVLGFLFACIVAARSQRAAPVAQPLTLPAQAPYTAYLGGSGIIEASTDNIGIGTSLPGIVRKVHVRVGDRVKTGSVLFELDGREYRSALDVKRAKLLQAQAAVSEAKASLQDYRTQFALMQNVKDNRAISMDEFEKRRNAERLATAKLESAIAAVTAADADVKAAETDVERLSVRATSDGEILQVNVHPGEYAATGTLATPLVRLGNLDDLHIRADIDENDAWRFRPGSKATAYLRGNRDIKIDLEFVRVEPYITPKTSLTGSSSERVDTRVLQVIFKFERSRLPVYVGQQVDVFIETTETAGASLSQERLRQ
- a CDS encoding efflux transporter outer membrane subunit, whose amino-acid sequence is MNTKLATLLLTALLSGCTVGPDYTPPTSQLPEHWIESAGFRKTPGSSSEWWKKFNDPTLNRLIREAILNNLDLKQTYTRIVEAREQRTVAIAAGLPIVSTKTSVSRRLNNAGQSGSGGLPGGYGFGGYTDILQLGFDVSWEIDLFGSIRRSVEAAQASLEAEVENSRDILITLLGDVARYYIEMRRDQRLLEVTRENLRLQSETARLTRISVEAGLSHTLEAAQADALVAQTQATLPQYETQRKQAMYQIELLLGKQPGALKNLLESEQPMPVTPEYIAASLPSELLRRRPDIRKAERELAQTNANVGVAVADMYPKFNIAAFLGLQNTQLTDITALGKSWSAAGTLTTPVFNWGKIQANITAKEAQHDQALLSYQSTVLGALKEVESNLVAYAQEKQRCASLAQAVASNRLALALSQERYRSGLTSFLNVLDSERTLFSAESDWVASQAQVSSDMIAIYKALGGGWETALADSGDIARSNDTVNPLMIAPLR